The Myxococcales bacterium genome contains the following window.
CGCCGCCGTCGACGATGAAGATCCCGCAGGGGCAAAACAGCTGCTTCTGAAGCTCCACCAAAACCGGCTCAATCTCTATGAGCGGGCGCTCGTGTTCCGGATGCTCGCCCACGTTGCTTCTGGCGCGAACGAACCGGAAGCGGCAATCGGGTATTTCGAACGTTTCCTCGACCAGGAGATGCTTCCGATCAGGGACGAGGCGCGCGCGCGCTTCCAAATCGCACAGCTCTACGCGTCAATGCAGCAGTGGCAGCTCACGATCGACAGTTTGAAGGAATGTTTTCGCTACTTCGAGGAGCCGGATCCCCTCGGCTTCTACTTGATGGGGATCGCTTACTACCAACAGGGCAACTTCGAAGACGCAATCTTTCAGACGAAACTGTCCGTCGAACGCGCGAGAGAACCGAAGGAACCATGGCTGAGGCTGCTCGCGGCGCTCTACTCCGAAACGCAAGACTTTGGCAATGCGACGCCCGTGCTCGAGGAACTCATTCTCCGCTTCCCCAAGAAGCAGTACTGGGTGCAGCTTTCGTTGCTCTACGGTGCGCGCGAAAACTACCGCCGGGCACTCTCGGTGCAGCAGGTCGCCTACGTCCAGGGCTTCCTCGACAACGACAAAGAAATCCGGCGGTTGGCGCTTTCATACCTCTATCACGATCTCCCCTATCCGGCTGCAAGAGTTTTAGAAAAGGCACTTGCCGACGGTACGGTCACGCGGGATCCGAAATCCTACGAGCTGCTCGCCAATAGCTGGATTGCCGCGCGCGAGTACGAGCGCTCCCTTGAGCCATTGCGCCTGGCCGCCGACCTCTCCGAGGATGGGAACCTTTACGTGCGTCTCGGACAGGTACACATGCAGCGCGAAGCCTGGTCGGAAGCGGCTGCACTCCTCACTCAGGCGGTCGCGAAGGGCAGCCTCGACAATCCGGGCAATGCCGACCTCTTGCTCGGAATCGCCTACTACAACGACGCCAGCCTCCAAAGCGCCCGTTCTTCATTCGGACGCGCTCGCAAGTACGACGCAACTCGTGCCGAAGCGGATCGATGGATCACCCACATCGACAGCGAGACCACCAACGCTGAAGGCTAGCAGCGCAATATGCAGCCTTGCTGATCGACCCGCCCCGTGTTCCGATTCGGGTTTTCTCAACGCTGGTTCGCCGGAGGACGCTATCTTGTTGGGGTTGCTCGGTGATCGGCTTGGAGAAGTTGCATGATCCGCTTTTTGGTCACGTTCGGAGTTCTCAATTGGATCTGCAATTGGGAGCCCTTCATCGTGAATGTACGAGAGCCGTATTGCAAGATTCTTGCGCAATCGTTGGCTGCGATGTATTCGCTGACGAGTTTGAACCCCGAGTTCAAAGGCGGCTCGCTCTATGTAGGTTTCGGGCACGGCTTCCTCGTCATTACCGAGTGTGACGGTCTGGTTCTGCTCGTTCTCTTCGTCGCCGGGGTCTCGGCCATCCCACTACAGCGAACCCTTCGGCCGTACGTCTGGGCCGGTGGATTCCTCGCGCTACTCGTCGTCATCAACTGGTTTCGCCTGGTGTTGCTCTCTCTGACCAGCTTTTACCGGCCGGAATACTTCGACTTGATGCACAACTACGGAACCCAGGGCGCATTGATCCTGATCGTGGTGCTGTCCTTTCTGGCGTGGCTCTCGCTGGTGGACTCGGGACAGGGCAATGAAGACACTGCGGCGGAACAAGAACTGAATTCTCCTGCCTGATGGATATCTACTCGACCAGCATACTGATCAGCGTCCTGGTCTACCTCGCGGTGGGCAACTACGCGGGGCGTAAGGTCAAGCATCTCGAGGACTACTTCGTCGTCGGGCGCCAGGCGCCGACGCTCCTGATCGTCGGCACGCTGGTGGCGAGCGTGCTCAGCACCAACGCGTTCTTGGGGGAAACCGGGTTTTCGTATGCGACCCAGGGAGGTGCATACATCCTCTGGCCTGCGATCTGGGTGTCGGGATACGTCTACGGTGCGCTCTTCTTTGGTCGCTATCTCCGCCGCAGTCGAGCGCTTACGGTCGCCGAATTTTTTGGGCACCGATTCGACAGCAAGTCCGTCCAGGCGGCCGCGGGGGTGACGATCGTGCTCGGTCTGGGGGGCTACCTGCTGGCCGTAACCCAGGGCACGGCGATCATTCTCTCGCAATTGACCCCACTCAACTATGAGCAGGGCCTCGTCGTATCCTGGCTCAGCTACACGCTCTTCACCCTCTACTCCGGGTCTCACGGGGTCATTATCACCGACACGTTGATGTTTTTGCTCTTCACCGTGATGAGTTTCGTCGCCCTTTACTACATCGTCGATGTCCATGGCGGATGGCTTGCGACCATGGACGGTCTGGTCAAACTTGAAAGCAAGCCCGAACTCATGACCTGGCACGGTGTGGTCGGGCCCGGGACGGAGTGGGAAACGCCAGCCGACTACGCGATCTGGTCGGTCATCACCGGGATCGCCTGGAGTCTCGTGACCGCGGTCAGTCCCTGGCAATCGAGCCGCTACTTGATGGCCAAGAGCGAACACGTCGTGATCCGCTCGGCGTGCATCGCTGCCATTGCCGTAGCGGTGAGCAACGTGGCTCTCTACGCGGCCGCGACGGCAGTCAATCTGAGCAAGGCGGATATTTTCCCCCACGAACAAACCATGATCTGGGCCGCGAAGAACATGATGCCGCCCATCATGGGTGCCTTGCTGCTCGCCGGCGTGATGGCGGCGGCGCTGTCGTCGGCGACGACCTTCCTGTCATTGGTCGGCTTCAGTGCCAGCAACGACGTGTTTCCCAGGGACAAGGGGGATGACGCGCAGAAGTTACGCTTCAGTCGACAGATCATGCTGCTCGTTGGCGCCGTCGCGCTGATGATCAGCTTCTCCATGCCCCCGGATCTCTTCTGGCTGACCTACTATGTCGGCACCGTATTCGCCTCGTCCTGGGGCCCCGTTGCCTTCATGAGCATCTGGAGCGACACCATAACAGCACGCGCGGCCTTCTGGGGAATCATCAGCGGATTTGCGGGCAATGTCATTCCCCGCCTGCTCGACTCCAGGGGCTTTATCGATCTCCCTTCCTACATGAATCCAATCTTGCTGGGCGGGTTGATCAGCCTGGGCGTTGTGCTCTGGATATCACGGCTAGGTAAAGTAAGTGATACGGAACGAGCTCGCAGACTCGCACTTCACGAACTCCCCAGCGAGGAACGCGACGCCAAGCAGGCAAAGAAAACCCAACGGATCGCGATCGCCGTGGCGCTGTTTGGTGCGTGCACGTCGGCAGTGATGATCGTCTACTACGTCCACCCTTACCAAACAGCCACTGGAACCCTGCGCGCGGGCGGACTGTTGGACTGGTTCACGGCCGAAACCATGCTGGCGCTGGCCTGGGCCGCGATCTATGTGCCCTTGGGAATCGCCGCCTACAAGATGATCGGTCGCTCCTATCGCGAGAAGGGCGCGCGAGAAGGGCGCGAGAGAAGGACACGCGAGTAGGGCGCGCGAGTCGAGAGTTGTCATCAACCCGTTTTCTTCTCAGCTTCCGGAGCCCGGCTCGCGCCGCGCGCGCATTGATTGCAGGTTGGCCATGCGCTCCTGCATCCGCGCATCGTCGGGGTTGAGTTCGAGGGCTCGTTGCAGGGAAGCGATGGCTCGGGAGAGTTGTCCCATTCGGACACGCGCCATTGCGAGCGCAAAGTGACTGGACTCATGGTCGGGGCGTAAGTCGAGCGCGCGTTCGAAGCGGGGAGCCGCCTCGGCGAATCGCTCGAGCCGCATGAGCGAGATCCCCAGGGTGTAGTGCGTGTCCGCGCTGCCCGGGGCCAGGCGCTGGGCTTCGCTTGCGAGCGCGTGACCAACCTCCAACTCGTCGCGTCCCAGGGCGAGCAAGGCGCGCTGGGTCAGGTGCATCGAGAGCTGGGCGCGAGCCGGGCCGTACTCCGGCAATTCTTCCAGCACGACGCGCATCCGCTCACTCGCTCGCGCGAGCGCTTGGCTGAGCGTCCGCGGCGAAGTGGCATCTGGACCGGGACCGAGCTTGGCTTCCAGGGTATGTGACTTCGCATTTCGGTAGCGGTTGAGCTCGGCTCGCAGCGCCTCGAGCGACGCGAAGTGGCCCGACCAGTTCGTAATCAGCGCTTCCGGCGTCTGGCGAATGCGGTCGACGCTGCGGATGTTGGTCAGCATGTCGTCCGAACCCACGTGCAGCGGGCTCGAGTATTCCAGGTAGAGATTGTCGTCGGTGTTGATCACTGCGTCCGCCGCGTAGGCCCGCACCGCGACGGAGTCCAGGGCGAACTCGGAGAGGAAAGCCAGAGGCGTCTCGAGACCGATGAGGGAGAGCTGGCGCTTGACCCCTTCCTGCTCCAGCCGGCGTGTCAATTGAGCCAGGTCCACCTGCAAGGGCATGCGGCTCCCGATCAGTATGACGTCGTAGGAAGCCTGCCACAATGTGGTGTAAGGAAAGGCTTTGGCAAAGCTCGCCACCACCGAGCGGAAGTCCTCCCGGGACAACCCGTACGCGGGGAGCCATTGGCACATCACACCGCCCTCGCGCAGGTGCGTGCCCGCCATGCGGAAGTACTCCTCCGTATAGAGATAGGACGCCCCCGCGGCCCAGGGATGGATCGGATCGGCCGTGATGACGTCGAAGGTGTCGGGGGAGGTCTTCAGAAAGTTCCGGCCGTCCTGAATCACGATCTCGAGACGTGGATCTTCGAGCACGGATCCGTTCGCGTGCGCGAAGTGAGCGGCAGCCCCCACGACGGCGCGTTCGATCTCCACGAGCTTCAGGGTTTCGATTTCCTCGTGAGCGGCCACGGCGCCCAGGGTGATGCCTGCCCCGAGACCCACGACGAGGACTGCCTTGGGTGCTGGATGCAGGAGAACGGGTAGATGACCGAGCAGCAGCTCGTGCTGCATGTCGGGCAGTGTGTCGGTTGCCACCGCCTTACCGCTCACGACGAGGGTGCGATTTCCGCGCCGTTCGAGCACCGACACCGTCGAGCCGCGCCCCTCGCGGTAGTAGAGGAGCCTCAAGCCCGCGGTCTGGCGACTCAGGTCGACCTTGCCGCTGTCGCCCACGTAGTTGTGCAGGGCGTTGCTCTGGAAGGCGCCGAGATAGGAGAGGTCCCAGGGCTCCACGGCTGCGGGAAGCACTAGCGCCCCGCAGACCGAGCCGAGCGTCGCGACCGCCACCCAGTGTCGGCGCGCGGGCCGCCACGTCGCCGCTGCCGCACCCAGCACCACCGCGCCATAGGCGAGGCTGATGGCCGCGGCCAGGACCATCGACCGCTGCAATCCGAGCAGGGGAATCAGGACGAAGCCCGCAGCCAGAGAACCGCTGATGGCGCCCAGGGTATTCAATCCCAAGGTGTCGCCCACGGATCGACCAAAGCCATCGCTCAAACGGGCACGGGCCTCACCCGCGAGGGGAAACGCCATGCCCATGAAGATCGTCGGCACCAACATCACCACAAAACTGAGCAGCAGCGTCGTGCCGCCGCGCACCCGCGCGAGGTCGTCGTAGAGGAACACGTTGAGCCGAACCATGAGTTCCGGCAACGCGGGAATGGCGTAGCTTGCCCCGAAGCTCGTGAGCCCGATCAGTACGAGTGCCGCGCCCAACTGCACGCTCTCTGGAATGCGACGCAGAGGAAAGACCGCGTGCAGCCAGCTACCGAGCCAGATTCCGACGAGGAAGGCGGCCAGCATGACCGCGAAGCTGTAGGTCGTGCTGCCGACAGCGGTGGCGATTGCGCGCGTCCAGAGCACCTCGAGGGCCAGTGCGCACATCCCGCTCACGGCCGTCCCAAAGAAGGCGAGCCGGGTCGGCCACAACCAGCCGGGCTCCAGGCGCACCTTCGCATCGTACGGGCCCGGATCCTCGTCTGCGGCGACCTCCGTCTCGCGACCCGCGCGAATCGGAAGCCTCCGGTCCATTGCGAAGGCCAGTGCCGCCACGCCGACGTTCACGGCCACGGCCAGGAGTTGAGTACGAGACACGCCGAGCACGGGAATCAGGACGAAGGCCGAGAGCAGAGTGCCCGTGACGGCACCCAGGGTATTCAAGCCATAGAGCCACGCCATGCGGTCGCTCATCTCGTCGTGACTCGACACCATGAGCTGCGTGAGCGTGGGCAACGTCGCGCCCATGAAGAAGGTGGGGACGACCAGGGCCGCAAAGGCCAGGGCCAGGCGCAGCAGATTGAGCTCCGGCGTCACACCCCCCGCCTCCAGCGCGGCGGTCACGTAGAGGCCGTCGACGCCTCGCAGCAGAGTCGGCAGCACCAGGGCAAAGGCCGCCACTCCGAGTTCGAGTCCAGCGTATACGGCGAGCGGTCGTCGCAGTCCCCCGGCGAGACGACCGAGACAGAAGCCGCCAAGGGCGAGCCCCGCCATGAACGAGGCGAGCACGATGCTCGTGGCCTCGAAGCTGGCGCCGAACACGAGCGACAGGTCGCGCACCCACGTGACCTGATAGACCAACGCAGTGCCACCGGACAACAGAAACAACAAATAGATGAGCCGACGAATCCCAAACGGCATCGCGACCTGCCCCGGGTCGGAATAATTTTCGGACAATTGCGAACTAATTGTCGTTTCCCTCGTTATCGTACGTCCTGAAAGCCGGGCTTGAAGTACTTCTATGTCCTTGGCTCTTTGCCCTGAAACAAATTAACTCCGTTACATGCTTCATTGCCAATTGATTGAACAAGCTTTTTAAATTGTCCAATTCCATGAAGAACGCACACCGTCGGCTTGCAGCCTGGGCCATCGCGGGGCTGGGGCTCAGCTTGATTATCCTGCCCTGGCCGGGTGCAGTCGGCCTGGCGAGCGCCGACGCATACACCTCACAAGAGTTGGTCGTCACCGGAGTCAGAGTTCCTCGCACCGCCGCCCTGGTGCCCGCTTCCATCACGATCGTGACTGGGAACGAGATCGAAGTCTCGCAGTCAGTCAGCGATCAGTTGCGCTCGGTCTCGGGGCTCCATCTACAACAGAACGGAGCGCGCGGCGGAAACGCCGCGCTCTATTTGCGCGGCCTCGATCCCAACCACGTTCTGGTCCTGGTCGATGGAATCCGTTTGAATGATCCCAACAATACCCACGGCGGCTCTTTCGATCCCACGACACTGGCAAGCCTCAATATCGATCGAATCGAGATCGTGCGCGGCCCCCTTTCTGCGACCTACGGCTCCGACGCGCTGGCAGGGGCGATCAACATCATCACTCGACGCGCCGCTCCCGAAGACGCCCTCTCCTTCTCCGTCGATGCAAGAGGAGGTCGCTTCAGTACAGGTCACGTTCATGGCCGGGCGAGTGCCGGTGTCGGCTGGGCGGGTCTGTCGCTGGCTGGGGGATACGAGACGACTGACGATCCCTACTCGGACGGCGGCTATCGCGGGGGCAACCTGAAGGCGAGCCTGGACTCGAACCTGCCGGGGGGGATCGATGTCCGCGCCGACTTGCGTTTCTCGTCTGCCGAGGCAAAGGCGTATCCCGATGCCAGCGGCGGGCCCGAGTTGGCGGTGATCCGCGCGCTCGAAACGCGCGACACAATACAGTTGTCGACGGGATTTACAGCCAACAGACAGGCTACAGACTGGCTGGAGGTCGATTTGCGGTTGGCGTATTTCCTCAGCCGGGAAGATGTGGATTCACCCGGAGTCGCAGAGAGCTTTGCGGGCAGCATGAACGGGGTTCCTCCGACGCAATCATCGAGCACCCTCAACCGCACCAAACTCAGTGTCCTCGGCACCGCCACGCCGATCCCGGCGTTGCGGCTCACGACGGGCACCGACATCGAGTGGGAAGACGGCAAGAGCCAGACCGCGTATGACTTTGGTGGCCCAGATCCAGTGGCGGCTGGTTTTGCGCTCGACCGGCATGTGGCCGGCTGGTTTTTCGAGGGTAGCTACGACTTCGATTGGGGCCTCGCACTCAGCGGAAGCGTGCGCGGCGACTTTCCCGAAAAATACCGCGCCGAATGGAGCCCGCATCTGGGCGCAACCTTGTTGCTGCCCCGGACACCCGTGACTCTCTATGGGAGCTGGGGAGAGGGGTTCAAGCTTCCGAGCTTTTTCGCGCTCGGCAATGGACTGGTGGGAAATTCGGGGCTCGATCCCGAGCGCAGTCGCGGTTGGGAGGTGGGGGCGCGGGGCAGTTTCTTCGACGACGGCTTGTTCACCCGCATCACGTACTTCGATCTCGAGGTCAAGAACCTGATCGACTTCGATCCGGCGACGTTCCTATTGGTGAATCGCGACCGACTGCGGTCGCGAGGTGTCGAAGCTGAGATCGACGTTGCCGCAATGAATCGCCTCCGCTTCGGAGGCAGCGCCACCTTCAACTTCACCGAACTCGTCGGCAGTCCGGTCGACCTCCGGAATCGCCCCCGTTGGCGGGGCGAATTGCACGTTTCCGCGCAACCGATCGCGAGTCTGGAGATTGGAGTTCGCGCGCTCTTCGTCGGCAGTGTGAAGGCGACCTCCAATCCCACCGGCTTCGCCGCGACCTCTCTCGATGAGTGGCAGCGAATCGACTTCACCGCGGCCTGGACGCCGCGCGAGCGGATCCGGATCTATCTCGCCATCGAGAACCTGCTGGACGCCAACTACCGCGAGGCTGTGGGATTCCCGGCCGTCGGCATCTATCCGCGGGCGGGTGCGGAACTGACCTTCTGATCGTTGGCTTCGTCCCAATTTTTCCCGTCGAAGTGTTCGATCTCGAAACGTCTACATCAGCGCCTAGAAGGCGGGGGGACATTCGCCTCAAGCCGAAGCCGCTAACGCCGAGTGACGGCGCCGCGAATTCGCTCGACCGCCTCGTCGTGGCTGAAATTGCCGCATTCGACGCGAACGTCAGCCCAGCGCTCATAGAGGGGACAGCGCTCTGCGTAGAGGCTCTCGAGATCCTGCCCCGGGCCGTAAACAACACCTCGGGCATCCAGATCCCCCAATCGCTCTTCGAGAACCGGGAGTGGCACGTCCAGATAGACGATCTGGGAAATTTGTTTCAAGTGCTCCATGGCCCTCTCGCAGTACACGACGCTTCCGCCGGTTGCAATCACGTAGTTGGAGCATTTGAGAGACAGCACGCAGCGCTCTTCGATGTGGCGGAATTCCTCGGTGCCCCGCGTCTCGATGATTTCCGGCAGCGAGAGCCCCTCCGACTCCTGAATCAGGAGATCGACGTCCAGGAAGCCGTGCGTTCCGCGCTTTGCCAGCAGAACGCCCAGGGTGCTCTTGCCGGCGCCGGGCATGCCGATCAGCGCGATGTTGTTTACCAGCGAGATCATGAGGAAATCATAGCGACAATCACTCCCAGGAGACGCGGCGACAGGGTCAGTCGCGGTCGTCAGGTCTGCGTCGGCTGGCCGGCACCCTGCATGACGGATTCCGCTTCTGATTTGTCAGACGAAGGTTTGCCCGCGAAGTTGAAGACGTTGAGATCGATGATGACGAAGGCCACGATCCACAGATAGGCGTCCCAGGAATCGATGAAGGCACCGTAGAAAGACCAGAGAATCGCATCGCAGAGCAGCGTCGAATAAAGCACACCCTTCGAGGCCTTGATGACGATCAGCGACGTTCGGCCGAGGGTTCCCCTTTCCTGAAGAATGACTTCGATTTCGAACAGCAAGACTACGAGTAGCCAGGCGGCCGCGTTGGCGACGTCGATCCAGGAAAGATTGATCGAGGCGGCCAGGGGTTCGGCGGCGGAGACGGCCTTGTCGGACGAATGTTGAAATACCTCTCCTTCGGAAATAGTGACGCAGTTGGTCTCGTTGAGCGGGAGATAGCGCGCCTCCATACTTACGTAGGCAAAATCTTGATCCACCAGTTCACAGACAGTTTCCGAGGGGATGGGGTGGAAATCTTGGAAACTCGTAAGCGCCATGATGTATCCATAGAAGGCGTAAACGAGGATCGGGTAGCAGAGGGCGACGCCGCCTTTGAACAACCACTTCAGCTTGCCTTCTGTCTGATTTTTACTCAGGAAGTCGGTTTCGAACTCGAAAAGCACGATCAGGACCATCCAGGCGACGTAGTCGATCGTGACCGCGAAGGTCTCTAAAATATCGCCCAGAGTCGCGTCGGCTCCGAGGTAGCGGTACGCGTCGAGGTCTTCACCCAGGTAGTAGAATAGATTGAAGGTGAACAGCCCGAAGAGGACGTACTTGAATATTCGAAACAACGTGTAACCGGACATCAGCGCCTTTGGATTGCTTTAGCTTGCTTTAGCTTGCTTTAGCTTGCTTTAGCTTGTTTGATCTCGGTCGAGATCTAAATTTTGACGATCAGCTTGCCTCAGCGCGAATTTCCCGGGCGCCGGCCGTCACGATAGCGCGAATGGGCCGAACCGCAGCGAAGATCCGTAATTACGATCGAGCGCGCTCTGACTTGCAGGCAATTTTCTCCGATTCGGACGAACGGATCGGATGCAACTTGCATCTCGACTGCTAGTGCACAAGCCAGCTCGACGGGCGCGCCTATCAGAACTCATCCAGAGGGAGTTGGGGAAGAGATGGCGGCTGTCTGAGTCTACTCAGTTTCGAGAATGCGCCGCACGTGTTCGAGTAGCGTCATCGGCTCGAAGGGTTTGTGGAGAAACGCATCGAGCCCTTTGTCGATGAAGTACTGCGCGGCGCGCTCCTCCGAATAACCGCTGACGAGGATGATGTGTGCGTCGGGTCGAATCCGGCGAATCTGGTCGAAGGCCCCTTCGCCGCCGATGTTGGGCATCGTGCGATCGAGAACCACGATCCGAATATCATCCGGCTGACGTCTGAACACCTCCACGGCCTCACGTCCGTCGTGGCAGCACAACACCGTCATGCCGGCGCGCTCGAGGGTATCTTTCATCAAGTCGCGCACACCGGCATCGTCGTCCGCCACCAGCACGATTCCGTGGCCCCGCCAGTCTTCGGTCGGATAATTCTCCAGCACTCCCGGAAGCTCGCGATTTCCGGCACTCGGAAGCAGAACGCGAAAACGCGTGCCGCGATTCAGCACGCTATCAAGCTCGATTGCGCCACCGTGGCTGCGCACAATGCCGAGAACCGCGGCGAGACCGAGCCCACGTCCAGTGAATTTCGTCGTGAAAAACGGATCAAAAATTTTCGACTGGAGCCGTTCGTCCATTCCACATCCATCGTCGATGACCTCGAGATAGACGTAGCTGCCCGGAAGCAGCGTATCGGACCCGACGATAAACTTGCTTTCGACGTTGTCGACGTCGACCAGTCCGGTGCGAAGCACGATCGGTCCGGCGCCTTCCTGGATGGCCTCGGTGGCATTGATGATGAGATTCATCACGACCTGCGAGAGCTGGGAGGCATCCGCCTGCACGGTGGGAAGACCGTCCGCCAGATCGAAGACGAGTTCGGCCTTTCCCGAGACCGCTCCCTCCAGCAACTGTGCAGTCTCTTCCACAAATTTTGAGATGTCGAGAAACTCGGTCACCGCCTGGCCCTGGCCCGAGTAGGTGAGCATCTGATTGGTGAGCGCCGCCGCGCGATGGGCCGCCTTCTGGATGCGCTGAAGCCGGGAGCGCAAGGGTGAATCTTCCGACAAGTCGAACAGACCCAGGCTCGCCTCACCGAGAATCGGCGTCAGCAAATTATTGAAGTCGTGCGCGATCCCGCCCGCCAGCACCCCCAGGCTCTCCAGGCGTTGGGCCTCCTTCATCTGCTCAGCCATTCTTTGTCTGGCCTCTTCCGCCTCCACCTGCTCGGAGATGTCTTGATTGACTTCCAATATGCAGATTTGACCGCTGGCGCTCAAATAGGACGTGCCGATCACTTTTACCCAGGCCCATCTCCCATCCTTGCACTGAGCACGAAACAGATCGTAGTGAACCGTGTCACCCACCTGTTTGATGCTTTGGAGTTGATCCACATAGCGATCGCGATCATCGGGGTGGATGAGATTGAAGTAGTCCTGAATCTGCGTGCCGAGCAACTCTTTGGGCTTGAAGCCGAACACGGTTTCCATCGCCGAATTCGCAAATATCATCGTCCCCGTATCGTCGGTGACGGTGATGGCATCCCGACTGATCTCGGTGACGATGCGATAGCGCTCTTCGCTCTCGAGAAGCGCCAAGGTGTCGGGCTCGCTGTCTCGCTTTGCGGCGACGGCGCGCATGGCTTCGAGTTCGGCGATGAGTTCCGCCTTGGTTTTCTGATCGTCGCGACGCAAGCTGCCTTCCTCTTTTTCCGGACTCAATGGGAACTCGACATACTAGAGTAGAAAGAGAAGAGCCTGACTGCATCCATCAGGTCAGGTATCGGGGTGGGGGATGAAAAATAAGGAACCCGAAGGGGGGCTACTTCCCCCACTATTGATCGGAACAACTCAATCGGATCAAGTACGGGAAGTTTTGGCCGCGAATCTGCGATCGATCGTTAAGTAGCGACAAGTCAAACGGCTCGAAATTGCAGCCAATTTGTCCCGCTCAGAAAAGGTCCGTCGGGCCATTCCTCGCGCGGTGCGATCGCGCGCTCACGACGCTGTCAGCATTCGATGACATTGACGGCCAGACCGCCGCGCGAGGTTTCCTTGTACTTGGTTTTCATGTCGCGGCCCGTGTCGCGCATGGTTTTGATTACCTTGTCCAGCGAGACAAAATGCGAACCGTCGCCGCGCATTGCCAACCGCGAAGCGTTGATCGCTTTCACCGCGCCCATTGCGTTGCGCTCGATGCATGGAACCTGCACAAGCCCGCCGACGGGATCGCAGGTCAACCCGAGATTGTGTTCCATCCCGATCTCGGCGGCGTTTTCGACCTGAGCCGGGGTACCTCCGAGTACGC
Protein-coding sequences here:
- a CDS encoding sodium:solute symporter family protein encodes the protein MDIYSTSILISVLVYLAVGNYAGRKVKHLEDYFVVGRQAPTLLIVGTLVASVLSTNAFLGETGFSYATQGGAYILWPAIWVSGYVYGALFFGRYLRRSRALTVAEFFGHRFDSKSVQAAAGVTIVLGLGGYLLAVTQGTAIILSQLTPLNYEQGLVVSWLSYTLFTLYSGSHGVIITDTLMFLLFTVMSFVALYYIVDVHGGWLATMDGLVKLESKPELMTWHGVVGPGTEWETPADYAIWSVITGIAWSLVTAVSPWQSSRYLMAKSEHVVIRSACIAAIAVAVSNVALYAAATAVNLSKADIFPHEQTMIWAAKNMMPPIMGALLLAGVMAAALSSATTFLSLVGFSASNDVFPRDKGDDAQKLRFSRQIMLLVGAVALMISFSMPPDLFWLTYYVGTVFASSWGPVAFMSIWSDTITARAAFWGIISGFAGNVIPRLLDSRGFIDLPSYMNPILLGGLISLGVVLWISRLGKVSDTERARRLALHELPSEERDAKQAKKTQRIAIAVALFGACTSAVMIVYYVHPYQTATGTLRAGGLLDWFTAETMLALAWAAIYVPLGIAAYKMIGRSYREKGAREGRERRTRE
- a CDS encoding shikimate kinase, whose amino-acid sequence is MISLVNNIALIGMPGAGKSTLGVLLAKRGTHGFLDVDLLIQESEGLSLPEIIETRGTEEFRHIEERCVLSLKCSNYVIATGGSVVYCERAMEHLKQISQIVYLDVPLPVLEERLGDLDARGVVYGPGQDLESLYAERCPLYERWADVRVECGNFSHDEAVERIRGAVTRR
- a CDS encoding PAS domain S-box protein encodes the protein MSPEKEEGSLRRDDQKTKAELIAELEAMRAVAAKRDSEPDTLALLESEERYRIVTEISRDAITVTDDTGTMIFANSAMETVFGFKPKELLGTQIQDYFNLIHPDDRDRYVDQLQSIKQVGDTVHYDLFRAQCKDGRWAWVKVIGTSYLSASGQICILEVNQDISEQVEAEEARQRMAEQMKEAQRLESLGVLAGGIAHDFNNLLTPILGEASLGLFDLSEDSPLRSRLQRIQKAAHRAAALTNQMLTYSGQGQAVTEFLDISKFVEETAQLLEGAVSGKAELVFDLADGLPTVQADASQLSQVVMNLIINATEAIQEGAGPIVLRTGLVDVDNVESKFIVGSDTLLPGSYVYLEVIDDGCGMDERLQSKIFDPFFTTKFTGRGLGLAAVLGIVRSHGGAIELDSVLNRGTRFRVLLPSAGNRELPGVLENYPTEDWRGHGIVLVADDDAGVRDLMKDTLERAGMTVLCCHDGREAVEVFRRQPDDIRIVVLDRTMPNIGGEGAFDQIRRIRPDAHIILVSGYSEERAAQYFIDKGLDAFLHKPFEPMTLLEHVRRILETE
- a CDS encoding fused MFS/spermidine synthase, which encodes MPFGIRRLIYLLFLLSGGTALVYQVTWVRDLSLVFGASFEATSIVLASFMAGLALGGFCLGRLAGGLRRPLAVYAGLELGVAAFALVLPTLLRGVDGLYVTAALEAGGVTPELNLLRLALAFAALVVPTFFMGATLPTLTQLMVSSHDEMSDRMAWLYGLNTLGAVTGTLLSAFVLIPVLGVSRTQLLAVAVNVGVAALAFAMDRRLPIRAGRETEVAADEDPGPYDAKVRLEPGWLWPTRLAFFGTAVSGMCALALEVLWTRAIATAVGSTTYSFAVMLAAFLVGIWLGSWLHAVFPLRRIPESVQLGAALVLIGLTSFGASYAIPALPELMVRLNVFLYDDLARVRGGTTLLLSFVVMLVPTIFMGMAFPLAGEARARLSDGFGRSVGDTLGLNTLGAISGSLAAGFVLIPLLGLQRSMVLAAAISLAYGAVVLGAAAATWRPARRHWVAVATLGSVCGALVLPAAVEPWDLSYLGAFQSNALHNYVGDSGKVDLSRQTAGLRLLYYREGRGSTVSVLERRGNRTLVVSGKAVATDTLPDMQHELLLGHLPVLLHPAPKAVLVVGLGAGITLGAVAAHEEIETLKLVEIERAVVGAAAHFAHANGSVLEDPRLEIVIQDGRNFLKTSPDTFDVITADPIHPWAAGASYLYTEEYFRMAGTHLREGGVMCQWLPAYGLSREDFRSVVASFAKAFPYTTLWQASYDVILIGSRMPLQVDLAQLTRRLEQEGVKRQLSLIGLETPLAFLSEFALDSVAVRAYAADAVINTDDNLYLEYSSPLHVGSDDMLTNIRSVDRIRQTPEALITNWSGHFASLEALRAELNRYRNAKSHTLEAKLGPGPDATSPRTLSQALARASERMRVVLEELPEYGPARAQLSMHLTQRALLALGRDELEVGHALASEAQRLAPGSADTHYTLGISLMRLERFAEAAPRFERALDLRPDHESSHFALAMARVRMGQLSRAIASLQRALELNPDDARMQERMANLQSMRARREPGSGS
- a CDS encoding TonB-dependent receptor; the protein is MKNAHRRLAAWAIAGLGLSLIILPWPGAVGLASADAYTSQELVVTGVRVPRTAALVPASITIVTGNEIEVSQSVSDQLRSVSGLHLQQNGARGGNAALYLRGLDPNHVLVLVDGIRLNDPNNTHGGSFDPTTLASLNIDRIEIVRGPLSATYGSDALAGAINIITRRAAPEDALSFSVDARGGRFSTGHVHGRASAGVGWAGLSLAGGYETTDDPYSDGGYRGGNLKASLDSNLPGGIDVRADLRFSSAEAKAYPDASGGPELAVIRALETRDTIQLSTGFTANRQATDWLEVDLRLAYFLSREDVDSPGVAESFAGSMNGVPPTQSSSTLNRTKLSVLGTATPIPALRLTTGTDIEWEDGKSQTAYDFGGPDPVAAGFALDRHVAGWFFEGSYDFDWGLALSGSVRGDFPEKYRAEWSPHLGATLLLPRTPVTLYGSWGEGFKLPSFFALGNGLVGNSGLDPERSRGWEVGARGSFFDDGLFTRITYFDLEVKNLIDFDPATFLLVNRDRLRSRGVEAEIDVAAMNRLRFGGSATFNFTELVGSPVDLRNRPRWRGELHVSAQPIASLEIGVRALFVGSVKATSNPTGFAATSLDEWQRIDFTAAWTPRERIRIYLAIENLLDANYREAVGFPAVGIYPRAGAELTF